Below is a window of Desmonostoc muscorum LEGE 12446 DNA.
TCATCCCCCTCATCCCCCTCATCCCCCTCATCCCCCATAATATTGCGCGAACCAGGAGCAGGGCGTTTGTTACAAGCGGTTTATCCGTTACCAGATGTTAATCAACCAGATGTACCTGCACTGGATGTGATGGATTATATTTTGACTGAGGGTCGGAATTCTCGCCTTTATCAGGCGTTGGTGGAATCAGGTTTAGCTCGTGAAGTTACAGCATCCGTTACCAGTTTGCGGGAATTTGGCTGGTATGAGGTGTTGGTGACGGCTGCATCTAAACAAGATTTGCAAAAAATTGACTCAGTGCTGAATAGTGCGATCGCCAATATAGCAAAAAAAGGTGTGACATTAGAGGAGGTGGAACGAGCCAAAACTCAATTAACAGCAGATGTGATTTTGAGTAACCGTGATATCACTTCTCAAGGAATGCAATTGGGTCATGATGAAACCACTGCTGATGATTATCACTACACAGACCGCTATTTAGCAGCTGTCGGTTTGGTGAAGCCAACGGATGTTGTGGCTGTAATTAACAAATATCTCAAAAAAGAAACACGTAGAGTAGGCTTTTTTGAACCCACTGAACAGCAAACAACAGAAGTTGGTCATAAACCAGACTCAACCCAAACTACCGAAAATTTCTCTCCTGTAGCACCTGTGGTTGCTGCTGAAGTGGCGAATTACTTACCAACTGTGGATTTGGCAACAGATGGGTTGCTTACCGTCAACGACATCGCCCAAATACTACCACAGCAATTCCAATTGAACAACGGACTGCGGTTATTGCTATTACCCGATCATAGTACTCCCACCGTTACCCTAAGCGGCTACATTCAAGCCGGGACGGAATTTGATTCAGATGAGCAAGCTGGACTGGCTGCTTTTGTTGCAGAAAATTTGCTTAGTGGCACAAAAACCAAGGATGTCTTAACAATTGCCAAAACGTTGGCACAACGGGGTGTGAGTCTAGACTTTCAAGCCTATCCCGAAGGTGTGCAAATTGAAGGTGATAGTTTAGCACCAGACTTGCCGATACTCATTGAAATTTTGGCAGATGCTCTGAAAAATAGTACATTTCCCGTTAAAGAGTTAGAACTCCATCGCCAACAAACTTTAACCGATTTGCAAATAGAATTAGATGAGCCGTCAGAAGTAGCCAGAAGAATATTTGTTCAGTCAATTTATCCGCAAAAACATCCCTTACACACCTTTCCGACAGAGGAGAGTTTACAGCGGATTAAACGCCAGGATGTGATTGATTTCAAACTCAAACATTATCGTCCCGACACAGCGGTGCTAGTACTGGTGGGAGATTTTGAGCTAGAGTCAGTGCGATCGCTCATGGAAGCGAAGTTTGCTGACTGGCAAGTTAGCGGTGAACCACCGACATTAAAATATCCTACAGTGTCATTGCCAGAAAAAATAGTCAGTGTCAACCAAGTCTTAGTAGGTAAAACCCAAGCTGTGACTTGTATGGGTTACCCAGGTATTAACCGTTACGATCCTCGGTTTTACGCAGTTTTAGTATTGAATCAGATTTTGGGAGGCGATACCCTATCCAGTAGACTGGGAACAGAAGTGCGCGATCGCCAAGGTTTGAGTTATGGAATTTATAGCTACTTCCTAGTCGGCAAAAATGCGGGGACATTTTTGATAGAAATGCAAACTAGTCCTGAAGATAGCATCAAAGCGATCGCCAGTACCCGCCAAATACTACAGCAAATCCATGAACAAGGCGTCACCGCCCTAGAAGTAGAAACAGCTAAACGCACCCTGATTAGCAACTATAATGTTTCCCTGGCAAACCCAGACGAATTAACAGATAGAATTCTGATGAATGAAGTCTATGGACTAAATAAAACCGAATTGTACTCCTTGACTGACAAAATCCATCAAGTCAGCCTTACCGAAGTCAATCAGGCGGCTCGTGAGTTAGTCCACCCAGATAAAATTGTAGTTTCTACTGCTGGATCTGCTGTCTTGGGAAAGCAAAACCTCATGTAGAGACGCGATTTATCGCGTCTAAGTAGCTAGGCACAATTAAATATAAGACGCTCAAGGGCATATTCACCCTTTACGCTTCTGGCTTCCATGCCATCAATAATTGCCATAGCCAAATCGTAGTTATTGTCAAACATTTGTCCAGCAATTTCATGAGTTTTTAGTTGATGCCACTCTTCCTGGATCCGATTCATTTCGGAAGAATAGGGTGGTAAGAAGAAAACGAATAATCCTTTTTCCTGCCACTCAAGCCATTTTTGTTTTGCTTTCTTGCTGGTATGCAAAGACCCATTGTCGTGAACAATGACACTGATACGACCAGTTTCAACTAAAGTGTTTTGTGCTTTAGCTGCAACCCAATCCATAACCTCGATGTAGCGTTTTGTTTTGAACCCACCTTGAACCAAGGCATACTCAAAACTGACTTGGGGTTGCCATAAACCCAAAATACTAATGCGACCACCACGGCTACCAACTTGTGCCATTTGTTTTTGGCTACCGATACGACTGTAAGTGTAACTAACGGGACTCCAACGACAACACCCAGACTCATCAAGATATTTAAGCTCAACATAACCCTCTGCTGCCGCTTGCTTTAAGGTATCTAGGTCTGCTTGCTTAATTCGTCGTTTTTCTGGGTCTTGTTTTCTCTTATGAGTATGGCGGGTGCGTTTCCATTTCCACTTTTTTTTTGAGCAAACGTCGCAGACGAGACGGACTCAGTTGTACATTTCGGTCTTGAGACAATTTTTCTGATAACTGCAAACTGTTATAAGTACGGGGTTCTAACTCTAAGCAATCCTCTAAATATGCTAAGTCTGCCTCAAGCCATTTGCACTTTGCTCCACGCCCAGAAGTTTCCCACAATCCTCCCAAACCCTTATTTTCCCAACGCCTCAGTGTTGCTCGTACCGTATGTTCGTGACACTCAAAAATTTTAGCGATCGCTGGTACATTCCATCCTTGGGCATTTAATCGAATTATGTGGGCGCGATCTCGTGTTCGTTGAGGAACTGTTGTCGCCGACCGCAACTCCAAAAGCGTCAAATCTTCTAAATCTGTTAATCTAACTCGCAATGGAGCAGACATCTTGTAGTACCTGTTTTTTAGACCTTCTCTATCTTATATTTAATTGTAACCACCTACTTATTACTCATGAATAATGATTAAATAACCTATTACCTTTTAACAACTACCAATGGAAGTGTGCAAACATTTATACCAATTTTTCATGACAATTCTGACTTTCCCCACTTTTGCTTTGCTACAAGCACTAGGTCGAAACTACATAATATTGTTGTTGTTGTGCTTGAATTTCATCAATGCAACTCCAGCAATTGCAGCGAATTTGTCTAGCGATTTGCTCAAACAACCAGCCACAGAAATTACAGTTAGCTTGGGAAATGCAGCTAACGAACTCAAATTTGAACCAAATCACCTGGAATTCCTGGCTGGCAAACGCTACAATTTACGGCTAACTAATCCCAGCCAATTGAAACACTATTTTACTGCTAAAGATTTTGCCGATGGTATCTGGACACAAAAAGTTGAAGCAGGAAAAGTAGAAATTAAAGGAGCAATTCACGAACTAGAACTCAAGCCTGGTGCTGAGGCAGAATGGGTGTTTGTGCCTCTGAAATCTGGTACTTATGGTTTACGTTGTCCAATAGCTGGACATACAGAAGCAGGTATGATTGGGGAAATTGTTATTAGTAATTGAAGAAGAATTCAGAATTTAAGGAAGTGTTAAAAAATCCGTGTATTTTGAGACAGCATAGGTCAAAATTAATCAATTTGTTTGAGCCAATATAGGTTTCTTTGTAGATACTACCTTTTCAATAATGTCAGCAGTGCGAGTGACTCCACCAGCACTGCGAATTGCCTGTTGCAATCTGAGCGCATTCTTTTTGTAAGAGTTTTCTGTTAGTACCCGCTTAATAGTGTCTCGCAGCTTGTCCACAGTCAAGCTAGATAGTGGCACAAATTCTCCTGCACCGGTGTAAGCTATACGAGCAGCGATTCCTGGCTGTTCATTAGTAATAGGAATAGCTACCAAGGGGACTCCGCTGCTTAAAGCTCCCAGCACTGCATTCATTCCACCATGAGTAATAGTTAAAATCGATCTTGAGATCAATTGCTGTTGGGGTGCATAAGCTACTACCAAAGGCGAACCTGGTAGATTTGGAAGTGATTCTTTTCTGTCTGGCTGACCCAAAGAAATTACTAGTTGCACATCTAATTCCACGCAGGCTTCAGCAATCGTCTGAAAAATTTCTTCTTTACGGTTTTGTAAAGTTCCCAAGGCAGCGAAAATCAATGGTTGACCGTTTAACTTTTCAAAGGGGAAAGATATAGACGAAGAAATAGGTTCCAGCCCCGATGGATCTTGAAATGGGCCAGTGTAATGGAAACACTTAGGTAATCGTTCTCGTGGAAAGTCAAACTCAGCAGGTAACTGACATATGTGAGCGAGTTTCCCGGCAGCGTCTTCACGCTTGGCATAAGGTGGTAAATTCCATTGAAGACGTTGATTTACTACCAAATTCCAGATTTTTAGTGATAAACGGTCAAGTAAAAAGTTACCTGCTCGGTTTCGCAGACGATACCACCAGGCTTGGTTATTGCCCCAGTGTGTAAAGTAGGGGGGAACTCCGTCCTCTCTGTTGGTTAGTAGAGCATTAGACAGAGTAACGAAGGGTATTTCGGCAAAGTCGGCAATGGTTCCACCCCCAGGCGTTACCTGGTCTACTACCAGCGCTTCTATACCTGCTTTCGAGAGTGCCTCTGGTATTTCACGGAAAAGCATGACTGTTTCTTTTTCCAGCCAACTGATCGTAAAACGCAACGCCGGGAGTCCACTCATTTCACCCAACTTTTTATACATTGGCTCCAGGCTTCCAAGGGGAAATTCAGCCTCTCCAACCGTGTAGAATTCTAAGCCAGCTTTCTGTACCTTAGTTTGCACATCGGGCATATGAAATAAGGTGACACGATGGCCGCGCCGTTGCAATTCTCTGCCCAAAGCACACATCGGGTTGAGGTGACCGATGGCAGCAGGACAAAGAATCCCATAATGAGTCATAGGGAAACCTTCAAAAAATGCAAAGGAAGTATAACTATTATCTCTGATTGGGTGCAAAATTTATGGTCATAATTTTAGTATCAAACAATTCACACAGTTATGATGCCTCACGGATTTTACTGGAGTTTTAAGAACTTATCTAAAGCTACTACCATACTCCCAGGCCAACGACGGATATTTTTTACCCAGTTGATATCCTTATAACGGTTATCAAGTCCATAAGCTGCTACCCAGTTACTTTCAGCTTCCCCTTGTTTTCCATTCACCCAGTAGGCAGCTGTGAGGGCTGCACGCATATCGGCAAATTTGGGATATTTGCGGACGATATTTTGCATTTCCCGGATTGCTTGGTCTATTTGACCAGTTTCATAAAGGGCGAGGGCGTAGTTAGCACGGGCGAAGGCAAAATTCGGGGCAATTTCCACTGATTTTTGATAATCTGCGATCGCATCTTCCCATTTTCCTAAACCACCTTTGGCATTACCGCGATTGTTATATGCCATCGCATCGTTAGGATCGAGTTCTAGAACATGATTATAATCTGCGATCGCATCATCCCATTTTCCCAACCCTTCCAACGCTGCACCCCTATTCAAATAAGGATCTGTGACATTTGGGGCAAGTTCTATGGCTTTGTTATAATCTGGCAACGCCTCTTCTAATTTGTTCTGACTTACCCGCGAATTTCCTCGGTTACTCCACGCCCCCGCATTGGTAGGAAATTGCTCAATAATCTTTGTCCAATAAGTTTCAGCCGTGGCAAAATCACCGTTATTTGTAGCGGCAAAAGCCTGATTTGCCCACTCATCACCTTGTTTTAATTGCTCTTGAGTAACACTTGGCAATTGAGATTGTGCCATCACTGGTGTACCCCAGCCAAACACAAGTAACAAACTGAGAAAAATACTAATCAACTTAATCATCTGGATTTACCGTAAGTGAGTGGGGAGTGGGGAGTGGGGTGAGGGAGATGAGGGAGCAGGGGGAGCAGGGGAGGCAGGGGAGGCAGGGGAGGCAGGGGGAGAAAGAATAACCAATGCCCAATGCCCAATGCCCAATGCCCAATTTACAATAACGACAACTGTCCGCTAGGCGGCGTAAATCCCAAATGCTTGTATGCTGCTTTTGTTGCCATCCTGCCACGGGGAGTCCTGGTTAAATACCCAATCTGCATCAGGTAAGGTTCGTACACCTCTTCAATTGTTTGGGTATCTTCACCTGTTGCGGCTGCCATTGTTTCTAACCCCACTGGTCCGCCGTTAAATTGTTCAATAATTACACTCAGCATCTGACGATCTGTCCAATCTAAACCACACGGATCTACTTGAAATAGTTGCAATGCTTCAGATGCAATGCTTTCGTTAATTTTTCCAGATAACTTTACTTCCGCATAATCACGTACTCTTTTTAGTAATCTATTGGCTATGCGTGGTGTTCCCCGCGATCGCCGGGCAATTTCTGTGGCACCATCTTCTGTAATGGGAGTTTTCAGTAATTCAGCAGTTCGCAGTACAATTTTACTCAGTTCATCAACTTCATAAAATCGCAGTTTTTGAATTAACCCGAAGCGATCGCGCAGTGGTGAAGTTAAAGCACCCACGCGGGTTGTAGCTCCCACCAGGGTAAATTTTGACAGCGGCAAACTTCTAATGCGAGCGCTCGAACCCTTACCAATAGTAATATCTAAACGATAATCTTCCATCGCTGGATAGAGAATTTCTTCTGTCATCCGGGATAGGCGATGAATTTCATCCACAAATAAAATATCACCTGGTTTCATGTTCACCAGTAGCCCAACAATATCTCGTGGACGTTCCAGCGCTGGGGCACTGGTAATTTTGTAACTTACCCCCATTTCCGATGCTAAAATCATTGCCATTGTGGTTTTACCCAATCCTGGCGGCCCGTACAGCAGCAAGTGATCCAGCACCTCACCACGAGACTTGGCTGCTTTGATGGCAATATCTAGTACATCCTTTAAATCCTTTTGCCCTATGTAATCAGCAAATCGCTGGGGTCGAATACTTTCTTCCTGTCTGTCTTGTTCATCAATAGCAGCTTCAGGTTGCAAAATATTGTCTGTGGATGCTGCTTTCGCCGATTCCCGACGCTGTTTTGGTTCTCCGTTGGGTTCTGGAGGCTGTTTTTTCGAGGAGATTATCGCCATAATTCAGCTATCTACTTTTTAGGGGACTGGGGAGTGGGGGCTGGGGACTGGGGACTGGGGACTGGGGACTGGGGACTGGGGGAGATGAGGGAGATGAGGGAGTGTGGGGAGATTAGAAAAAAGCTTCCTAACCTTCCCACACCTCCCACACTCCCGATGCCCGATGCCCGATGCCCCATGCCCCATTCCCCATACTTGTGAAAATTTTCGTTTGCAAATACCCGCGCCAATTTAAAATTTAAATTCCGGTCAATTACCTAGAAGTACAAAAATAATTATGTTATCTAAAAGAATCTTACCGTGCTTAGATGTGAAGGCGGGACGGGTTGTAAAAGGAGTTAATTTTGTCAACCTCCAAGATGCAGGCGATCCTGTAGAACTGGCAAAGGTTTACAACGAAGCCGGTGCTGATGAGTTAGTGTTTCTGGATATTACGGCGACTCATGAAGACCGAGCTACTATTTTAGATGTGGTTTACCGCACTGCTGAACAGGTCTTCATTCCATTGACTGTGGGTGGGGGTATTCAATCCTTAGAAAATGTTAAAGCTTTGTTACGAGTTGGAGCAGACAAGGTTAGTATTAATTCTGCGGCAGTGCGTGAACCAGACTTGATTAATCGGGCAAGCGATCGCTTTGGTAATCAATGCATAGTTGTTGCTATTGACGCCAGACGCAGAATTGACCCGGAAAACCCAGGTTGGGATGTGTATGTACGCGGTGGCAGGGAAAATACAGGCTTAGATGCCCTACTGTGGGCACAAGAAGTTGAAAAACGGGGGGCCGGAGAACTGCTAGTTACAAGTATGGATGCTGACGGAACCCAAGCCGGATATGACCTAGAGTTAACCCGGAGAATTGCAGAAGCTGTAGAAATTCCAGTTATTGCTTCTGGCGGCGCAGGGAATTGTGAACATATATACGAAGCGGTAACTGAAGGCAAAGCTGAAGCAGCACTACTAGCATCCCTCCTACATTACGGTCAATTAAGCGTAGCTCAAATCAAAAATTATCTACGCGATCGCCATGTACCAGTACGCTTGTTTTAGAGAATGGTTATTTGTTAATCAATGGCATCTGTCTTTGGTTAGACACACTTCCTCAAAAGGATGTTAATATTAGTTTACATGTATTAAGAAATATTAAGAAATATGTTGCTTCCTATTTTACTTTTTGATGTAGCCCTAGTTGCATGGTCGCTACACCTCATGGAAAGAGCCTATGAGAATAAGGAATTTTCCTTGATGTTGGCTGGTACATTGGTTGCTTTGGCGGCTGCTGCCATGTTAGTAGTTTACTTTTTAATGGGTCACTGCATGACCTATTTGTTGCAAGTATCTTAGAGACTGCTGGGCACAGGAGATACGTAAAATTCACTTTCCACAAACAACTTGACAAAGTACCAATAATTAAGCGATAATATATAGTGGATTTTTAAGGGGTTATAGCGCAGTTGGTAGCGCACCTCAATGGCATTGAGGGGGTCAGCGGTTCGAATCCGCTTAGCTCCATTGATATCTTAAACATCTAGCTATCTGTTTTGTCACTGGAAGCATAACTTTTCCGTTACGGAAAGCCTATGCTTCCAATACACCTGGAAAATATTATATTCTCTGTATAGATTTCAGCCATCCGCACCAAACACGCAATTCAGAGTAACGACCTCTGAAAAACCGGAAGTAATCTACAAACCCATCGAATATAGAATTAGACGGTCATGTAGCCGGTCGGGCAAAATATGCTTCAGCACGGCTCCGATTTTGGCATCTTGTCCAACGAGATAGCGTGTCTTTGGCTGCTTGGCAGTCAGCGCATGAACAACAGTTTGAGCAACAATATCCGCAGAAATTCCTTTAGATGCAATAATTTGCATTTTCTGACGTACAATACTCATCGCCTGACCGTAGAGATTGAGTGCCGGTTGTAGTAAACTTTCCTGTCCGAGTTCAGCTTGAGTCAGGGATTTATCCCAAATAGGTGTAGCGACGGAACCAGGTTCAATAATTGAAACAGAGATTCCCCAAGGTCGTAATTCCATACGCATCACATCAGTGAGTGCTTCCAAGGCAAACTTTGAAGCATTGTAAGCGCCCAAAAACGGGGTAGGACTTATACCAGAAATGGAACCCATATTGACAATTCGACCACGGCCTTGACGTAATAAACCAAGAAATGCTTGCGTCACAGCTAATTGTCCAGTGACATTAACATTCATCTGATGTTGAAATTCAGCGATCGCTAATAATTCTAAAGGACCTGGGACAGCAATTCCGGCATTATTTACTAAACCTGAAATCCCAGCATCACCAACTGTATTTGTTACCCTATTAACTACAGAGGCGATGGATTCAGCATCAGTAACATCTAAAAAAATCGGAATCAGTCTTTGTGAAGCTTTTTCTTGGAGTGTTTGAGCATCAATATCTTGACGCACACCAGCAAAAACAGAAAATCCCAACCTGTCTAAAAGCAAAGCACAGGCCTGACCAATTCCTGTTGACGCTCCTGTAATCAGGACTGTACCTTGATAATCTCCTGCAACCATTAGTTTTTTTGATTATGAAACTGCTGTAATATTTCTCTGTGTGTCCTAATTAAATTAAGCTAACGCACCTAGACGTTACATTTTTTCCTCAAGATATTTAGTCACTTGGTATCAATCCTTGCAGATACCAGAGCGCAGACAATCTTCGGTTTGGTCATCTCTAGCCGATATTTGCCACGGCAATATACCTGAGGGGGCATTTGTGGTGTAAACCACGAGAGCAGCTATGGTAGGAAGCTGGTTTTTGACAATTGACACGTTACCACAAATATTTCCTAGCTCAGCATTGGATAAATAAATAGGCAATGCCATCAGACCAATGCAAATTGTCCGGTTCATACAACCTCAGCTAAAAATTTCCGATTACGCTAAACTTAGATGCCACCTTGATGAACCGGAGTTGAAAAACTGAGCATTGTTATGTTGTGTTAATTTACTCAGTCCTACTAGCCGCAGAGACGTGATTTACAAATTATCGGTTCCACCCTTTTTGAGGTTAGGCATTGCCTACAAGATGGCTTCCTACTAACTTATGCAGATGCAACCCCAAAAAACAGGACAAAAAACCCACAACACTCAAAAACATATCTTGCTAGCTACATTAGCCAGATAAAATAGTTAACAAATGTTGCCTGCCTAATAAACTGACTCATGACGCCTTCACAAGACGTAGATACTGTAACCGCTCCTGATATCAACCCAGAAGCAAATGGCAACTCACAAACAGATCCTTTAGATGAGTTGCCAGGTGAAGTCGAAATGTCCCTTTTCGACCACCTAGAAGAGTTGCGACAGCGAATTTTTTATTCGCTGATTGCTGTGGCAATAGGCATTATCGGCTGTTTCTTTGCCGTGAAGCCGATTGTCCAACTACTTGAGGTTCCAGCACAAGGAGTAAAATTTCTTCAACTTGCACCTGGAGAATATTTCTTTGTCTCCTTCAAAGTTGCAGCTTACACTGGCTTGGTACTTGCTAGTCCTTTCATTCTTTACCAAATTATCCAGTTTGTGCTTCCCGGATTGACTCGCCGCGAACGCAGTTTATTGGGACCTGTGGTTTTAGGGTCGAGTGTTTTATTTGCTGCTGGTTTAGTATTTGCCTATTTGCTTCTGATTCCCGCAGCTTTGAAATTTTTCATCAGCTACGGAGCGGATGTAGTTGAACAACTTTGGTCAATTGACAAATATTTTGAATTTGTGCTGCTACTTTTATTCAGCACTGGCTTAGCATTTCAAATTCCCATCATTCAACTGTTACTCGGTAACTTGAATATTGTCTCGTCCGAGAAGATGGTTTCTGGTTGGCGTTACGTGATTATGGGAGCAGTGATTTTAGGAGCTATTCTCACACCTTCTACTGACCCCCTCACCCAAAGTCTTTTAGCTGGTGCAGTTCTGGGACTTTACTTTGGCGGGATTGGTTTGGTGAAACTTACAGGAAAATAGCGATCGCCACGCCCAAGAAAAAATTAAAAAATTAAAATGTAAACCCAGGGAATTTTAGATTTTAAATTTTGGATTTTGGATTTAAAATTCAAAGTTAAAACATGTCTAAGACCAGGTGAATGTCTACTTTCTCTGCGATAATCAACCTACCAGGGAAAATCTAAAATCCCAAATTATTCATTCAAACCACTGGTTACCCTGCGGCAACGCTGCGCGAACAGGCATAGGGTCAATCTAAAATCTCAAATCTAAAATTCAATGGCACAAATTAGCTTTGAGGATTTTGAAAAAGTCGAAATTCATGTTGGCAAAATTATCAAAGTTGAAGAATTTCCGAAAGCTAAGAAACCAGCTTATAAATTGTGGATAGATTTTGGGAATTTGGGCATCAAAAAATCTAGCGCCCAAATTACTAAACTTTATGAACCGAGGGAATTAATCAACAGATTAATATTAGCTGTTACTAACTTTCCACCCCGTCAAATTGCTGATTTCATCTCGGAAGTTTTAGTCTTGGGAGTGGTTCTAGATGATGGGGAGGTTGTGTTAATTCAGCCAGATAAAGATGTAGCCCTTGGCAAAAGAATTTCATAGCACGTTTGAGGTCATAAACTTAGATTTAGATAGAAAATGTAATGACTGAGAGATTGATTAATGTTCAAGTAACAACAGGTTATAAGATCCATTCGGAAGCTCGTTCACCCAGATCTAGAGGAATGCTGACGGCTTTGCCCAGTCGGGGGCGATCGCGTGTTTGAGTGATAAATGTTTGCACTTGTGTTGTTCCACCCAAGGCATGAAGATAACTGGCGATGCTATCAAGATGCTCTTGGTACTCTGCCTCAGTTAAGGG
It encodes the following:
- a CDS encoding tRNA-binding protein → MAQISFEDFEKVEIHVGKIIKVEEFPKAKKPAYKLWIDFGNLGIKKSSAQITKLYEPRELINRLILAVTNFPPRQIADFISEVLVLGVVLDDGEVVLIQPDKDVALGKRIS
- a CDS encoding DUF3067 family protein, with the translated sequence MTGQELRQLLVEKWGYSYDVQLRRAQGKIFLQVMWKYLEQASFPLTEAEYQEHLDSIASYLHALGGTTQVQTFITQTRDRPRLGKAVSIPLDLGERASEWIL